aatgtcTTATTTAGTTACATAAATCTCATTTTATCTggttttaccttatttttttcattaagattagattttgaatttcaaaaaaatgtcttttagcCTGTCacaatgatcatgtgatttttcttgcTTAACCTATAAACTTAGTGTTAgtcatcagtttttaaaaaaaatatgacacTGTGCATTACTGGGATAAGTCTTATTTAGtcatggtatatttttaaatgatagtgaataatttaagatttttctgaGTTGGTAAGTgagcttcatttcttttaaggTATCAGATTTAGAATTGGTCTCATTTTCTTACGGACAGAATTGGTAATAGATTTTTAAGTATGTGTGACTTCCTGCTGGTTCAGTCAGTACAACTAGATTGTAAATTGTATAGCTCTGTGGTAACGAAACGTGGTAAAACTTTATTGTAGGCCATGTACTTGATCAAATTCTTGGAGATGGTGGACTTGTAGAAAACTTTATAAGTAATTGGGTCTTCTTTCTTCCAAGGTGTCCTTTGTGTGGCAGATCGGTGTCATGGCTTACGTGAACTGGCCCTGAATTACCACTTGCTAAGCGATGAGTTGCTGCTTGCTCTATCTTCTGAAAAACACGTTCGATTAGAACATTTGCGCATTGACGTGGTCAGTGAGAATCCTGGACAGACACACTTCCATGCTATTCAGAAGAGCAGCTGGGATGCTTTCATCAGACATTCACCCAAAGTGAACttagtaatgtatttttttttatatgaagAGGAATTTGATCCGTTCTTTCGGTATGAAATACCTGCCACCCATCTTTACTTTGGGAGATCAGTAAGCAAAGATGTGCTTGGCCGTGTCGGAATGACATGTCCTAGACTAGTTGAGCTAGTAGTGTGTGCTAATGGATTACGGCCACTTGATGAAGAGTTAATTCGCATTGCAGAACGTTGCAAAAATCTGTCGGCTATTGGACTAGGGGAATGCGAAGTCTCATGCAGTGCCTTTGTTGAGTTTGTGAAGATGTGTGGTGGCCGCCTGTCTCAATTATCCATTATGGAAGAAGTATTAATTCCTGACCAAAAGTATAGTTTGGAGCAGATTCACTGGGAAGTGTCTAAGCATCTTGGTAGAGTGTGGTTTCCAGACATGATGCCCACTTGGTAAAGACCAGATGACATAGGGCATGATGAATAATAGCACCTTAATTTTAAGCATATTGtattataataaaagtttatttcctgTAGGTCTGATACAATTCTACTATTTTGTGGCACAGAAATTTGATATCTTCATTGCGTATATAAGGATTGTTTTTTGGAAGACTCATGGACCAGTTTTGGTCAGAAAACTTCATCTATTTCTTTAGCCTAATAGCAGTTAaatctcaaaaaattagaaaagtgattcagatcTGAAAGTAGTAAAGGTTAAACATTTTACagtctgaaggaaacaaaacatatatattgTAATATCTAATAAGTGAGTACTAATAGGTTTTCCAAAATGTTATGTTctctatgcattttttaaaaatgtaaacttgaCATTTTAGGgtcttcagttatacatacacctGTTATAAGGTGTTTAATATAGCTCAGGAAAGTGAGCATTTTGTGAGAAAAATGTAGGATATATTGTATCTAATGAAAAAGTTTGGTTGAATGTTCTAAAATGTTACAAAGCTGTTGAAAGAAGTATATACAATTAATTGGAACACTTAGAAAAACTGATAAATGTCACACAGTGGTTACTGtagaaagataataataaatagaGCCAAgatcaaattaaaagaaaatgagtggAATAAAAGGGAGGCAGTGTTTAGCTTTGTATAAACTTTTAGGATTGCTCTGTAATCTGCTAAACTATATAAATTCTTTTCTGTGATACATTACTATGTATGTGGCACTTGGGGCATCATATGTAAAGTAAGGAATGCTTTTACTagttcttcttgggtttatctttGTTTAAACTTAGTTTTGAAGTAttacacaataattgaaatgagaagtttattttaaaaagccaaattgaaataattaaaggtagaactttaaaatgtttataaattgtTTCCATGAAAGAATATTCGTCTCCAGTGAATTTTAGTGATGGcttgtttttacattttggaaTTATATAGTTATGTAAGTAGAATTTTCAAAAATCATAAAAGCACCAATGTACAGTTCAGCATAAACAGTAAATTTAAAAGAGCATATATTTAAGTTCATAATCATATTTTTGAGTAAATATTGCTCAGTGGACtggaaaattttaatagaaaaatgtcTGCAGTTTTGTGATAGTTAATTTGGTTAAactgatattttatattatttaagttaggcagcatttttattactttcatatGAATAAAGGTAATCCATACATTGTAGAAACTGTAAAAATATTGTTTGGggctatatttagttttttttagaTATTACATAAACTTGATTCTGAGCACTAGTGCTAGTAGATATTACCCTCCTAAGGGAAATTAGAAGTGATTTACCCCCAGTGGGATGTATTAGTGCTTGAAACTTAGAAGGCATCTTGGTAGATATGGAAGCTAACAGTCTTAcggatctatttttaaaatagattaccTTCCTAAGAATCAAGTAAAAAGGtgattttctgcataatttatgCTTCCAAAAGTGATGGTATTCTGAGCGCatataaatgagaagaaaaaaggcTGGTCCagacatggaaatcaaaagcaatTATTGTAATATTCCTCCCTCTTACTAAACAGTGAAAAACTTTGTACAAGAAATACCTGTGTTAGTGGatgaaacttttttctttgaacAGCTTTGGAAAATGGATTTGACAGTATGTAATCAGTTCTACTAACCAAAGCTTTATTTGGAAATTTACTTTCTGTACAAATTGAATTATATAATGCTTGAAAAACTTTAAGTCACTTCTTAAGCAAAATGCATAGCACTTGTTTATACTGTAAAGTATATGTTAAATGCTTTTATCAATTTTAGAATAAAGATAGTTATTAATGctgttgtattattttttaaaactaccctaacaaatgtacttatttgattttaaaacaagTTAAGCTTACagatttatagttttagtttcaAATCCATATCTGATGGATGTaatgtttaatattaaatatttatggtaGAGTGGCTTTTTTGAGATACAAGATTAGGCATttagaataagaatttaaaaaacagattgtTCAGGAATAGAAATCTTAGTCAGGATCCTTGAAACCAGCTAGCATTTTTAGAGAGAAACACCTTTATATAAATCCATACAATCAGAATAGTTTTTAAActattgaaattattttcatctcCAGCTTCCATAAAATAACTTCGGTTTACCTTGGTAATCTTAATCTGGGCTATTTTATTAACAATATTATCAGTAAAAAGGCATGACTAAAGATAAGTCAATTTACTGCAATCAAAggagaattctttatatttatgGAAAAGCTTAGGATAGAAGGCAAGGGTTGGTATGAAGAAGGCTCAGGCCTGAACTAGGTCCTTTAATAAGCTGTAAAGTAAACTCTACCCCATACACAGCTGGGCACAATCTTTGCACAGATTCCAGCTCAGTTTATCTGTGGGGCTGGTTTTTAAATGTTACCAAGCAGCCAGAAAAATTTTACCTACTTGCTGATAcccaattttcctttaaaaaaaaggacatatcatatgatatataaaaaagaacacaaagcCTTTTACTCCAAAGTGAATTAAGAGCTTATCCTTAGAATAATCAGTCCAGTAAAAGAATATATGATTACCatgctgttttgttttaaatagggGAAAGAAAATGTAGAAGGTTTAAGAAGCAGGATGCTATTTGGACAACAAAGGGTAAATACGAGGAAGATGCTGGAAACAAACTTTGGCCAACTCATTTGCTGTGAGGGGAAAAGCGTGTGTGGGGTTTGGGAACGTTGCTGTTTTTTTAACATaccaataatttcttttaaaaaaaaaaagtcatcttaaAGGAAATACAGTCCTAGGGAATTTGTTAAGTGCCACCAGAGCAGATTATAAAACTGGATGAGATGtcttaagattttttattttatttttctgatttctaatAAGGAGCCAATATTGAGTGAGGGTTCCAaatatttacagtttattttcaCCTTTTGCCTATTTTCCTGTACCTACAACTGATGACACACTGTGGGTAGGGTATACTTACCTAATATGGAGCCAGAATTAATAAGTTATTAATAAGATTATTCTAAAGCCCTAATATAACTTAAGACTTCAACTAATGGTTTCTTGTAGAGGAAATTTTATACATTTACAACTTAACgagaaaaacagaaatcacaTTTAAGTTAGTTATACAGAAGTTCAAAGGACAGCAAAATTTAATTGGCAGATTCCTGCCTGGCTTGTGTCTTGGTTTTCCAGCTaccattttaaaagctttttcctGAATCATGTCTGCTTCAAAGCCCTACTTCAACTTGTAAGTATAGCTGATAGGCTTGATAAGTTCTTAAGAAGTACTTACTTATATGAATGCTACACACTCTGTTATAGTATCCGGAGTCTGTATGTCAAATTCTCAGTAGAATTTCTTCACATCAGTATTCTTAGGAACAGTGGAAAATCATGAACGCTTTTTAATGTAACTAGTAGATTCTTGCTTTAATATTCAAGTTCCATGTACGGATGTCCTCATTTGTTGTTGCCATGGAACCAAGTTCTGTGATTTACAGTTAATACAAACTTGGCATAGGAGTTTCTGCTTGTTACCCCAATGTAGGTCTGGAAATCCAAACACTTTTTCCAGAGCAATTTTCCTGAATCCGTAGAGGCTGACATTGCCCGATTTTAGCCGCTAGATGGTGCCAGTGCAAAGATCCAAGTTTTCTTGTGACATATTCTGAAGACAACTAGCAGGTTAAAGAGGTTAAAGTAATCAGGAATGTTTGGCGCTATTAACATGAGTAGACAAGGCTAAACTGTAGGCAGTGAAAGCCACTTCTCCCTGTGCTTGAGGGTGAGACATCCTCTGTGCAGCAGGCATCATAATGATGCAGTGCTTCTTATGCTATCTGTGCTGAAGgactgggtttttatttttagactGAGTTTTAGTGCCTATAGTTTTGAAGACAGTGATAAATTCCTAGACGAAATAAAAGCAAAGTACAAgcccccgttttttttttttttttaattggattcaaCAGAAACAAAATTAGTCCAACAAGTTGCTTTAAGAGTTCCTCCTCACAGACCAGAACATATGGTGTTAGTAACTTATGGTCCAGGCactggtctgaggaccacactttga
This region of Orcinus orca chromosome 18, mOrcOrc1.1, whole genome shotgun sequence genomic DNA includes:
- the FBXL3 gene encoding F-box/LRR-repeat protein 3 isoform X3, whose protein sequence is MKRGGGRDSDHNSSEEGTAEKSKKLRTTNERSQTCDWGNLLQDIILQVFKYLPLLDRAHASQVCRNWNQVFHMPDLWRCFEFELNQPATSYLKATHPELIKQIIKRHSNHLQYVSFKVDSSKESAEAACDILSQLVNCSLKTLGLISTARPSFMDLPKSHFISALTVVFVNSKSLSSLKIDDTPVDDPSLKVLVANNSDTLKLLKMSSCPHVSPAGVLCVADRCHGLRELALNYHLLSDELLLALSSEKHVRLEHLRIDVVSENPGQTHFHAIQKSSWDAFIRHSPKVNLVMYFFLYEEEFDPFFRYEIPATHLYFGRSVSKDVLGRVGMTCPRLVELVVCANGLRPLDEELIRIAERCKNLSAIGLGECEVSCSAFVEFVKMCGGRLSQLSIMEEVLIPDQKYSLEQIHWEVSKHLGRVWFPDMMPTW